A window of Pusillimonas sp. T7-7 contains these coding sequences:
- a CDS encoding universal stress protein, with translation MRTILVPVDGSESSLRAVRAAIKASNELGGATLHIITVQAPIVSGNVTRFFSAEAINDYYQDEGNNALLPAKTLVDEAGLAYDSKVIVGPVAHTITDYAKKNNCDLIIMGTRGLGSVTGLILGSVTTKVLSLTDIPITLIK, from the coding sequence ATGAGAACCATACTTGTACCAGTAGACGGATCCGAATCATCTTTACGTGCCGTTCGTGCCGCCATCAAGGCTTCCAATGAGCTGGGCGGCGCCACCCTGCACATCATTACCGTGCAAGCGCCTATTGTGTCCGGCAACGTAACCCGTTTCTTTTCGGCAGAGGCCATCAATGACTATTACCAGGATGAAGGCAATAATGCCCTGCTTCCCGCCAAAACACTGGTAGACGAAGCTGGCCTGGCTTACGATAGCAAAGTGATCGTAGGCCCGGTGGCCCACACCATTACCGACTACGCCAAGAAAAACAACTGCGACCTGATCATCATGGGTACACGCGGCCTTGGTTCGGTTACAGGCCTGATACTGGGCTCCGTCACCACCAAGGTACTCAGCCTGACCGATATTCCGATTACCCTGATCAAATAA
- a CDS encoding PQQ-dependent sugar dehydrogenase, which yields MITLHRVMKKLAAALASGVLSWSVGVSAAQGQIDRGSAGKHSTVIVSEVLTGLDHPWSLAFLPDGSSALITEQTGQLRLWQADHGLSEPIEGVPKVYTRWQGGLLDVALAPDFAQNRHVYLSYAEEGKEGRAGTAVGYGRLSDNKRRLEDFTVIFRQQPKLSSGAHFGSRLVFDRQGYLFIALGENNQRSTSQDLDKLQGKIVRLHADGRVPADNPFVDNSQARPEIWSYGHRNQQGAALNPWTGQLWTHEHGPRGGDEINLPQAGKNYGWPLATYGINYSGLDIPEAEGTHKEGTEQPHYYWKVSPAISGMAFYNADLFPAWKHSLFIGALKEEALIRLTLKGDQVVSEERLLEDRDERIRDVRVGPDGYVYVLTDEAEGKLLRIGLKE from the coding sequence ATGATCACATTACATCGTGTGATGAAAAAACTGGCTGCGGCACTGGCGTCCGGAGTGCTGTCGTGGTCCGTGGGTGTATCGGCGGCGCAAGGGCAGATTGACCGGGGAAGCGCCGGCAAACACAGCACAGTCATTGTCAGCGAAGTCCTGACGGGGCTGGATCATCCTTGGTCATTGGCTTTCTTGCCCGATGGCTCAAGCGCGTTGATTACCGAACAGACGGGCCAGTTGCGTTTGTGGCAAGCAGATCACGGCCTGTCCGAACCCATAGAAGGCGTACCCAAGGTCTATACCCGCTGGCAAGGAGGTCTGCTCGATGTCGCCCTGGCTCCCGATTTTGCTCAAAACCGGCATGTTTACTTGTCGTATGCCGAAGAGGGCAAGGAAGGTCGCGCAGGCACTGCCGTGGGCTATGGCAGGCTGTCAGACAACAAGCGCAGGCTGGAAGACTTTACCGTCATTTTTCGCCAGCAACCCAAGTTGTCCAGTGGTGCGCATTTTGGCTCTCGGCTGGTTTTCGACCGGCAGGGCTATTTGTTTATTGCCCTGGGCGAAAACAACCAAAGGTCGACTTCGCAAGATCTCGACAAGCTGCAGGGCAAGATTGTTCGTTTGCACGCCGACGGGCGAGTCCCGGCCGACAATCCTTTCGTCGACAATAGCCAGGCCAGGCCTGAAATCTGGTCTTATGGCCACCGCAATCAGCAGGGCGCAGCGCTTAACCCCTGGACCGGCCAGCTATGGACCCATGAGCATGGCCCGCGTGGCGGAGACGAAATCAATCTTCCCCAAGCCGGCAAAAACTATGGTTGGCCGCTGGCTACTTATGGCATCAACTATTCGGGCCTGGACATCCCTGAGGCCGAGGGCACACATAAAGAAGGCACCGAGCAGCCGCATTATTACTGGAAAGTGTCGCCCGCCATATCGGGTATGGCTTTCTACAATGCCGATCTTTTTCCTGCCTGGAAACATTCGCTGTTTATCGGGGCGCTGAAAGAAGAAGCTCTGATACGCTTGACGCTGAAAGGCGACCAGGTAGTCAGTGAAGAGCGCTTGCTGGAAGACAGGGACGAGCGCATACGAGACGTGCGTGTGGGCCCTGACGGTTATGTATATGTACTGACAGACGAAGCCGAAGGCAAGCTGTTAAGAATAGGACTGAAGGAATAA
- a CDS encoding slipin family protein translates to MFYSVNIGLTAIIIVLVLVLVNAIKVLREYQRGVIFTLGRFSSVKGPGLIFVIPMVQQMVRVDLRVVTMDVPSQDVISRDNVSVKVNAVLYFRVVAPDKAIIQVERYLDATSQLAQTTLRAVLGKHELDEMLSEREKLNIDIQQILDAQTDSWGIKVTNVEIKHIDLNENMVRAIARQAEAERERRAKVIHAEGEKQAAQALMEAAEILSTQPSAMQLRYLQTLTQVAGDKSSTLVFPVPVDLLSDLLGKKNGQ, encoded by the coding sequence ATGTTCTATAGCGTCAATATCGGGCTTACGGCCATCATCATTGTCTTGGTGCTGGTGCTCGTCAACGCCATCAAGGTTCTGCGTGAATATCAGCGTGGCGTCATTTTTACACTGGGGCGTTTCAGCAGCGTCAAGGGGCCTGGCCTGATTTTCGTCATCCCCATGGTGCAGCAGATGGTGCGTGTGGATCTGCGGGTAGTGACCATGGATGTGCCCAGCCAGGATGTCATTTCGCGCGATAACGTATCGGTCAAGGTAAACGCAGTCCTGTACTTTCGTGTGGTTGCGCCGGACAAGGCCATCATTCAGGTAGAGCGTTATCTTGATGCCACCAGCCAGTTGGCCCAGACTACTTTGCGGGCGGTGCTGGGCAAGCACGAACTCGACGAAATGCTGTCCGAACGTGAAAAGCTCAATATCGATATTCAACAGATACTGGATGCGCAAACTGATTCATGGGGCATCAAGGTTACCAACGTTGAAATCAAGCATATTGATTTGAACGAGAACATGGTGCGCGCCATCGCCCGCCAGGCCGAAGCCGAGCGCGAGCGGCGCGCCAAGGTGATCCATGCCGAGGGCGAGAAGCAAGCCGCCCAGGCCCTGATGGAGGCCGCCGAGATCTTGTCCACACAGCCGTCGGCCATGCAACTGCGCTATCTGCAAACGCTTACACAGGTAGCAGGCGATAAAAGCTCGACGCTGGTGTTTCCGGTTCCTGTGGATTTGCTGTCCGATCTGTTGGGCAAGAAAAACGGGCAGTAG
- the gnd gene encoding phosphogluconate dehydrogenase (NAD(+)-dependent, decarboxylating), with translation MQIGMVGLGRMGSNMVQRLLSRGHECVVYDSQPQALSGATAQGATGFSNLPDFVQALARPRAIWLMVPAAVVDGVLDTLTPLLDKGDIVIDGGNSSYHDDICRADKLAEAGLHYMDVGTSGGVAGLERGYCLMIGGETAIYQHLEPIFAALAPGSDAAPRTPGRAGQTSAENGYLHCGPHGAGHFVKMVHNGIEYGIMAAYAEGLNILHKGNIGKHERKVDAETTPLRHPEHYQYDFDLPEITELWRRGSVVGSWLLDLTAQALQGDPKLAGYTGHVSDSGEGRWALSAAIEQGVPTPVLSAALFSRFESRGNADYANRVLSAMRKQFGGHVEQGKDDG, from the coding sequence ATGCAGATAGGAATGGTGGGCTTGGGCCGTATGGGCAGCAATATGGTGCAGCGCCTGCTGTCCAGGGGACACGAGTGTGTGGTGTACGACAGCCAGCCGCAGGCACTGTCCGGCGCCACGGCCCAGGGCGCCACGGGTTTTTCGAATCTACCGGATTTTGTGCAGGCACTGGCCAGGCCGCGCGCGATATGGCTGATGGTGCCAGCGGCAGTGGTGGACGGCGTTCTCGATACCTTGACCCCGCTGCTCGACAAGGGCGACATCGTGATTGATGGCGGCAACTCGTCCTACCATGACGACATATGCCGTGCCGACAAACTGGCCGAAGCAGGATTGCATTACATGGATGTGGGCACCAGCGGCGGGGTGGCAGGGCTGGAGCGCGGCTATTGCCTGATGATAGGCGGGGAAACAGCCATCTATCAGCATCTTGAGCCGATATTCGCCGCGCTGGCGCCAGGGTCCGACGCCGCGCCGCGTACACCTGGCAGGGCCGGGCAGACCAGTGCGGAAAACGGCTATTTGCATTGCGGTCCGCACGGAGCGGGCCATTTCGTCAAGATGGTGCACAACGGTATCGAATACGGCATCATGGCCGCTTACGCGGAAGGCCTCAATATTTTGCATAAAGGCAATATTGGCAAACATGAACGCAAGGTCGATGCGGAAACCACTCCCTTGCGACATCCTGAACACTACCAATACGACTTTGATTTACCTGAAATTACCGAGCTTTGGCGCCGGGGCAGCGTGGTGGGCTCATGGTTGCTCGACCTGACCGCTCAGGCTTTGCAGGGTGATCCCAAGCTGGCTGGCTACACAGGCCATGTTTCTGATTCCGGCGAAGGGCGTTGGGCCTTGTCGGCTGCCATAGAGCAGGGCGTGCCCACTCCGGTCCTCAGCGCAGCCTTGTTTTCACGATTCGAATCGCGCGGCAATGCCGACTACGCCAATCGCGTTCTGTCGGCCATGCGCAAGCAATTTGGCGGCCATGTGGAGCAGGGCAAAGACGATGGCTAG
- a CDS encoding acylphosphatase, with amino-acid sequence MHRKHNLETLLVTISGHVQGVGFRAATVRHAHLQGVKGWVRNLEDGTVQALLQGPHDQVDRMLSWLQHGPQGARVDLVTHQEEHTDRYFDRFEAI; translated from the coding sequence CTGCATCGCAAACATAATCTTGAAACCCTGCTCGTTACCATAAGCGGTCATGTCCAGGGCGTGGGTTTTCGGGCCGCTACAGTACGTCATGCGCATCTGCAGGGCGTGAAAGGCTGGGTGCGCAACCTGGAAGACGGTACGGTGCAAGCCTTGTTGCAAGGGCCGCACGACCAAGTTGATCGCATGCTTTCCTGGCTGCAGCATGGTCCACAGGGCGCCCGTGTTGATCTTGTGACACACCAGGAAGAGCATACCGACAGATATTTCGACCGCTTCGAGGCGATATAG
- a CDS encoding NADPH-dependent FMN reductase produces the protein MAQYQIAVVVGSLRKDSFNRKLANALVKLAPSEFTFKFLDIGALPLYNQDDDGNQADTVKRMKAEITASQGLLFVTPEYNRSMPGVLKNALDHASRPYGQNAWAGKPAGVIGASIGGIGSALAQQHLRNVLAYLDAPTLGQPEAFIHVKDGLFNEDGSIGAGSKDFLQGWMDSYAAWVRKHA, from the coding sequence ATGGCCCAGTATCAAATCGCCGTTGTTGTAGGCAGCCTTAGAAAGGATTCATTCAATCGCAAGCTGGCCAACGCGCTGGTCAAGCTGGCGCCGTCCGAGTTTACTTTCAAGTTCCTGGATATCGGCGCCCTGCCCTTATACAACCAAGACGACGACGGCAATCAGGCCGACACGGTCAAGCGCATGAAGGCTGAAATCACGGCTTCTCAAGGCTTGCTGTTTGTCACTCCTGAATACAACCGTTCCATGCCGGGCGTGCTCAAGAATGCGCTGGATCACGCTTCCCGCCCTTACGGTCAGAATGCCTGGGCAGGCAAGCCCGCAGGCGTCATCGGCGCGTCGATAGGCGGTATAGGTTCAGCCCTGGCCCAGCAGCACCTGCGCAATGTGCTGGCCTATCTTGATGCCCCAACTCTGGGGCAGCCTGAAGCCTTTATTCACGTTAAAGACGGTTTGTTCAATGAAGATGGCAGCATAGGCGCCGGCAGCAAAGATTTCCTGCAAGGCTGGATGGACAGCTATGCAGCCTGGGTAAGAAAGCACGCATAA
- a CDS encoding redoxin domain-containing protein encodes MNAVAYQSAPAWSVSQWMNTPDDITLESLRGLVVVLHAFQMLCPGCVSHGIPQAKSIHTAFPLDKVRVIGLHTVFEHHDAMGPVSLAAFLHEYRVGFPVAIDQAGENSPIPKTMQAYGMQGTPTLVLIDKTGHIRLHQFGQLDDLRVGALIGQLLSEDA; translated from the coding sequence ATGAATGCAGTGGCCTACCAATCTGCGCCAGCCTGGTCAGTCAGCCAGTGGATGAACACGCCCGACGACATCACCCTGGAATCACTGCGCGGCCTGGTCGTCGTGTTGCATGCTTTCCAGATGCTGTGCCCTGGTTGTGTCTCGCACGGCATACCGCAGGCCAAGTCCATACACACGGCATTCCCGCTTGATAAAGTACGAGTCATAGGCCTGCATACGGTATTTGAACACCACGACGCCATGGGTCCGGTGTCGCTGGCCGCCTTTCTGCATGAGTACCGCGTGGGCTTTCCCGTGGCCATCGACCAAGCGGGTGAAAACAGCCCAATTCCCAAGACCATGCAAGCCTACGGCATGCAAGGCACCCCCACGCTGGTGCTTATCGATAAAACGGGCCACATCAGGCTGCATCAGTTCGGCCAGCTCGACGATTTGCGTGTAGGTGCACTCATTGGCCAGCTTTTAAGCGAAGACGCCTGA
- a CDS encoding tripartite tricarboxylate transporter permease, protein MELFDNLLLGFSVALSLENLAYCLLGCLLGTLIGVLPGIGPVPTIAMLLPITYVLPPTAGLIMLAGIYYGAAYGGSTTAILVALPGETSAVVTVLDGHQMARNGRAGSALAIAALGSFFAGCVTTFLIAGFAPPLAELAFKFGPAEYFSLMCLGLIGAVVLASGSLPKAICMIFLGLLLGMIGTDVNSGVARYDFGIPELQDGIDFAVVAMGVFGFSEIMNNLELRDQRVDLTDKVGKLYPNKQEFQEAWPAVVRGTALGSALGILPGGGAVLSSFASYTLEKKISKNPERFGKGHPAGVAGPESANNSGSQASFIPLLTLGIPGNAVTALMIGAMTIHNIQPGPQVMTSHPELFWGLIVSMWIGNLMLVVLNLPLIGLWVKLLMVPYRILFPAILVFCTIGVYSLNYNVFDIWMTAAFGLVGYIWSKLKCEGAPLLLGLVLGPMMEENFRRALLLARGDYSTFVTRPLSLTLLLLAALLVVLVALPSIRKKREEAFVEEG, encoded by the coding sequence ATGGAATTATTCGATAACTTGCTATTGGGCTTCTCCGTCGCCCTGAGCCTTGAAAACCTGGCCTACTGTCTGTTGGGTTGCCTACTGGGTACCCTGATCGGCGTGCTGCCCGGCATCGGCCCTGTGCCGACCATCGCCATGCTGCTGCCCATCACCTACGTATTGCCGCCCACCGCAGGCCTCATCATGCTCGCCGGCATCTACTATGGCGCTGCCTACGGCGGGTCGACCACCGCCATTCTGGTGGCACTGCCCGGAGAAACCTCAGCGGTGGTGACCGTGCTCGACGGCCATCAGATGGCGCGCAACGGGCGCGCCGGCTCCGCCCTGGCCATCGCGGCACTGGGCTCGTTCTTCGCCGGCTGCGTCACCACCTTCCTGATCGCCGGTTTTGCCCCTCCCTTGGCCGAGCTCGCCTTCAAGTTCGGCCCTGCCGAGTATTTCTCGCTCATGTGTCTGGGCCTGATCGGCGCCGTGGTGCTGGCATCCGGTTCCCTGCCCAAGGCTATCTGCATGATCTTCCTGGGTCTGCTGCTGGGCATGATAGGCACCGACGTGAACTCTGGCGTGGCGCGCTACGACTTCGGCATCCCCGAGCTGCAGGACGGCATCGACTTCGCCGTCGTGGCCATGGGCGTGTTCGGTTTCTCCGAAATCATGAACAATCTGGAACTGCGGGACCAGCGCGTAGACCTGACCGACAAGGTCGGTAAACTCTACCCCAACAAACAGGAGTTCCAGGAAGCCTGGCCTGCCGTGGTTCGCGGCACCGCTCTGGGTTCTGCCCTGGGCATTCTGCCAGGCGGCGGTGCGGTTCTGTCGTCCTTCGCTTCCTACACCCTGGAAAAGAAGATCTCCAAGAACCCGGAACGCTTCGGCAAGGGCCACCCCGCTGGAGTGGCCGGCCCCGAATCGGCCAACAACTCCGGTTCGCAGGCATCGTTCATCCCGCTGCTGACCTTGGGTATCCCGGGTAACGCGGTAACCGCCCTGATGATCGGCGCCATGACGATCCACAACATCCAGCCCGGCCCCCAGGTCATGACCAGCCACCCTGAGCTTTTCTGGGGCCTGATCGTGTCCATGTGGATAGGCAACTTGATGCTGGTCGTCCTGAACCTGCCGCTCATCGGCCTGTGGGTCAAGCTGCTGATGGTGCCCTACCGCATCCTGTTCCCCGCCATTCTGGTGTTCTGTACCATCGGTGTCTACTCGTTGAACTACAACGTGTTCGACATCTGGATGACGGCGGCTTTCGGCCTGGTGGGCTACATCTGGTCCAAGCTCAAATGCGAGGGGGCGCCTTTGCTGCTGGGACTGGTGCTTGGGCCCATGATGGAAGAAAACTTCCGTCGTGCCTTGCTGCTGGCACGCGGCGACTACAGCACCTTCGTGACCCGGCCATTGTCGCTGACACTGCTGCTCCTGGCCGCGTTGCTGGTCGTGCTGGTGGCACTGCCGTCCATCAGGAAAAAACGCGAGGAAGCCTTTGTTGAGGAAGGTTGA
- a CDS encoding tripartite tricarboxylate transporter TctB family protein: MNIRNKQDFWSGVMFVLIGAGFALGATKYSMGTAARMGPGYFPFWLGTCLALLGAFVALAATSKKAEETTVDKFDWGIVFILLGSVVLCGLLMNYLGVYISVFLLVFLSSFASHVFNWKVATITALALVIFVWGAFIKGLGLIFPLWPSFMG, from the coding sequence ATGAATATCAGAAACAAACAGGACTTCTGGTCCGGTGTCATGTTCGTGCTCATAGGGGCGGGTTTTGCCCTGGGCGCGACCAAATACTCCATGGGCACCGCGGCCCGCATGGGTCCCGGCTACTTTCCCTTCTGGCTGGGAACCTGTCTGGCGTTGCTGGGGGCATTCGTCGCACTGGCCGCCACGTCCAAGAAAGCCGAAGAAACCACCGTCGACAAGTTTGACTGGGGCATCGTTTTCATTCTTCTGGGCAGCGTGGTTCTTTGCGGTCTGTTGATGAACTACCTTGGCGTCTACATCAGCGTCTTCCTGCTGGTATTCCTCAGCAGCTTCGCCAGTCACGTCTTCAATTGGAAAGTGGCCACCATCACTGCCTTGGCCCTCGTGATCTTTGTATGGGGTGCGTTCATCAAAGGACTGGGCTTGATTTTCCCGCTGTGGCCCAGCTTCATGGGCTAA